One Nostoc sp. UHCC 0302 DNA window includes the following coding sequences:
- a CDS encoding DOPA 4,5-dioxygenase family protein translates to MRENNIEIKGFHAHIYYDAASRGVAAHVREELGARFEVQLGSWHDNPVGPHPKAMYQLAFLPNQFANVVSWLMLNRGGLDVLVHPETGDEVVDHTDHSLWLGEKLDLNIERLKKYVQARTSSEVS, encoded by the coding sequence ATGAGAGAAAATAATATCGAGATTAAAGGTTTTCATGCTCATATTTACTATGATGCTGCTAGTCGTGGTGTGGCAGCCCATGTCCGCGAAGAATTAGGCGCTAGATTTGAGGTGCAGCTTGGGAGTTGGCATGATAACCCTGTTGGCCCACACCCTAAAGCTATGTATCAATTAGCCTTCTTACCGAATCAATTTGCTAATGTCGTTTCATGGTTAATGCTCAATCGTGGGGGGTTGGATGTCTTAGTTCATCCTGAAACGGGGGATGAAGTCGTAGACCACACAGATCATTCCCTGTGGTTAGGAGAAAAGTTAGATTTAAATATTGAGCGTTTGAAAAAATACGTGCAAGCTAGAACAAGTTCTGAAGTTTCATAA
- a CDS encoding sulfur transferase domain-containing protein has product MINAIRINENLTTTGQVIPQQIKQAIQEGFKSVLNLRSPDELGFSKDEQQVVETLGLYYVNAPLKLEDLSEESISNILMILEEIPKPAIVHCAAGMRSTGIALLSIAIQEGLTPEQTLAKARKLGFGFFEHTGVNPRLRQLFVDYVNKHAKVAVPTH; this is encoded by the coding sequence GTGATCAACGCAATTAGGATTAATGAAAACTTGACAACAACAGGACAAGTCATACCACAACAGATTAAGCAAGCTATCCAAGAAGGTTTTAAGTCAGTTCTGAATCTGCGATCGCCAGATGAACTAGGGTTTTCTAAGGATGAGCAACAGGTGGTAGAAACCTTGGGGCTGTACTACGTCAATGCCCCGCTGAAACTAGAAGACTTGAGTGAGGAGTCGATCAGCAACATTCTTATGATACTTGAAGAGATACCTAAACCAGCTATTGTGCATTGTGCAGCAGGTATGCGCTCAACAGGAATTGCCTTGTTGAGTATAGCCATTCAAGAAGGATTAACACCAGAGCAAACCTTAGCAAAGGCTCGGAAACTAGGCTTTGGGTTCTTTGAACACACTGGCGTTAATCCCCGGCTGAGGCAATTATTTGTAGATTACGTTAACAAACACGCAAAGGTAGCTGTGCCTACTCATTGA
- a CDS encoding PEP-CTERM sorting domain-containing protein (PEP-CTERM proteins occur, often in large numbers, in the proteomes of bacteria that also encode an exosortase, a predicted intramembrane cysteine proteinase. The presence of a PEP-CTERM domain at a protein's C-terminus predicts cleavage within the sorting domain, followed by covalent anchoring to some some component of the (usually Gram-negative) cell surface. Many PEP-CTERM proteins exhibit an unusual sequence composition that includes large numbers of potential glycosylation sites. Expression of one such protein has been shown restore the ability of a bacterium to form floc, a type of biofilm.): MQNNFFSLQKSSLLAAASVAFASSVMLSSSAQAFSISFDSTSLSSNNPATGASAKVDFSFSQIDPNKVLLNLNLVNTTGQIPSFGKGATQATLVGFGFDLLNNISSFTYSPLSSTFTQLYGDQSLTSATVQGEAKLEPFGTFDVGIRSSGTGNFTGGNPQTGVTAGQFTNVSFTLSGSNLNAANLESAFLNGFQSGTLRAAARFQQVSGPGFSGASDKLLGGTISNGGPTSVPEPTTLVGIGLVAGAIAMSRRQQASKSA; this comes from the coding sequence ATGCAAAACAATTTTTTTAGTTTACAAAAGTCCTCTTTATTAGCTGCTGCAAGTGTTGCATTTGCATCTTCTGTGATGTTATCAAGCTCGGCTCAAGCCTTCAGTATCTCTTTTGATTCAACTAGTTTGTCTTCTAACAACCCTGCCACTGGTGCCTCTGCTAAAGTAGATTTCAGTTTTTCTCAGATTGATCCGAATAAAGTTTTGCTTAATCTGAATCTCGTAAATACTACTGGTCAAATTCCTTCTTTTGGTAAAGGAGCAACTCAAGCAACTTTAGTTGGCTTTGGATTTGATCTACTAAATAACATCAGTTCATTCACCTACAGTCCACTATCAAGTACCTTTACACAGCTTTACGGCGATCAATCTTTAACATCTGCTACTGTACAGGGTGAAGCGAAACTAGAACCCTTTGGTACATTTGACGTTGGTATTCGCTCTTCAGGTACAGGAAACTTTACTGGTGGTAATCCCCAGACAGGTGTAACAGCAGGTCAATTTACTAATGTTAGCTTTACTCTAAGTGGTAGTAACCTCAATGCTGCCAATCTTGAAAGCGCATTCCTAAATGGATTTCAGTCTGGCACGCTACGGGCAGCAGCTCGTTTTCAACAGGTGAGTGGGCCTGGTTTTTCTGGTGCAAGTGACAAATTGTTAGGGGGTACTATCTCCAACGGAGGGCCAACATCAGTACCAGAGCCAACAACTTTAGTAGGTATCGGTTTAGTAGCTGGAGCAATAGCAATGTCACGTCGTCAACAGGCTAGCAAGTCTGCATAG
- a CDS encoding GNAT family N-acetyltransferase, whose protein sequence is MSANEISLRPAETTDALVINAIHIAAIKALPATFYTEKELLAWRNYREKPDGSNILKSMKLESFWIAVERDVVTGFTSYIVDELIGLYVHPKYQGKGIGRALVRHFCNEASDRGIDKVITTASLYAEGFYLRLGFSAIKRAPHHLRSGIIVPVTKMSKTLATDFQSIPI, encoded by the coding sequence ATGAGCGCTAACGAAATATCTCTTCGACCGGCAGAAACAACAGATGCGTTGGTGATAAATGCAATTCATATTGCTGCTATAAAAGCCCTGCCTGCAACCTTTTACACTGAAAAAGAACTCCTAGCTTGGCGTAATTACCGTGAAAAGCCTGATGGTTCAAATATCTTGAAGAGTATGAAACTTGAAAGTTTCTGGATTGCTGTCGAGCGTGATGTAGTCACAGGATTTACAAGTTACATTGTTGATGAACTTATTGGGCTATATGTCCATCCTAAATATCAAGGTAAAGGAATAGGACGCGCTCTAGTAAGACATTTTTGCAACGAAGCGAGCGATCGCGGTATAGATAAGGTGATTACAACCGCTAGTCTTTACGCTGAAGGTTTTTATTTACGATTAGGATTTAGTGCCATTAAAAGAGCGCCTCATCATTTAAGAAGTGGCATTATTGTTCCAGTTACTAAAATGAGTAAGACATTAGCTACAGACTTCCAATCTATTCCAATTTAA
- a CDS encoding GNAT family N-acetyltransferase, translating into MYLDDVVIERASLSDVDGILKLSEANDAEHGGMLLGRLEREAVVMTISDLPSVVARKDRQVVGFLLSWQKTAAKLPTVRAMLQVYPGTKDAYLYGPICVDETMRGRGIAGAMFAKLRNLLPEREGILFIKANNEPSLQAHRKMGMCKVAEFTAQGTDFLVFAYNG; encoded by the coding sequence ATGTATCTCGATGATGTCGTGATTGAACGTGCTAGTCTCTCTGATGTTGACGGAATTCTGAAGTTAAGCGAAGCGAATGACGCTGAACATGGCGGTATGTTATTAGGTCGTCTTGAGCGTGAAGCAGTGGTGATGACTATCTCCGACTTGCCGAGCGTTGTTGCACGCAAAGATAGACAAGTAGTAGGATTCTTGCTGAGTTGGCAAAAGACGGCTGCAAAGCTACCAACTGTGAGGGCAATGTTACAAGTCTATCCAGGGACTAAAGATGCTTATTTATATGGGCCTATATGCGTAGACGAAACTATGCGAGGGCGAGGTATTGCTGGGGCAATGTTTGCAAAGTTGCGGAATCTTTTGCCTGAGCGTGAAGGAATACTATTTATCAAAGCGAACAACGAGCCATCACTTCAGGCCCATCGTAAGATGGGTATGTGCAAGGTAGCAGAGTTCACTGCTCAAGGCACTGACTTCTTGGTGTTTGCGTATAATGGATAA